AACCGTGCATTAAACAAACGAGCTCCGCTTCAGTGCCACTTGTAACGCACAACTACCAAGCTACACACCAATTAATTACGTGACTGTTCCTACCAAGCTATGAGAaccaactacctacctactgtgCTTACTCGACAGGTCGCATAGTACTTTTCCCTACCCAAATCACTGTGTTCTCCATCAAGGCAAAACCCACGCCGGGTACACCATGACCTGGAGATATTCTCGGCCTATTTATGCAGGGGGAATGACCGGAACAAAGCTTTGCCAACCGGTAGGTCTGTACTGCAAATACGTCATAGCAGATGTGAGACCAGGAAATATCCAAATACTATGTATAGCTCTGGCGGCTTGTACAACTAACTCATGCCCTGCAACAAAGCTCGTCGACGCGACACAAGATCTGTTGTAGCTTCATGTTAGTTGACCAAAAACATTTAGCGGGGGCCGTTTAAAGGTGGTGTAATACGGTCGGTGTATTTCTTCGTAGGATGACAGGTATCTCCCGAAGGGGTTGAGAGATTGATCTTAGATCAGCTGGTTGATTGATAATCCTCAGCGGATCACTTTCGCATATGGCTTTGCCATGAAACTCTTTTACGGGTTAGTCGACGTCGAGTCGTCCAGTTGGGGAAAGGAATTTGGGAAATATAGAATATATGTGCTACGTCTGGCTCTACTAGTTACCCGTGCGGCTGAAGAATATCCGATTTCAGCGTTGCTTTCTCTCTACACAGCAATAACAATCTGACATCAAATATTCTGACAAGGGTGAGCTAGGCGATTtctccaaaacgcacaaggCGCAAAAGCCAAAGCCACCCTGGCCTATGTATATGATACGCCTGTTGGAATGCCAAGTCCTGTCTTTATCCCCCTCTTTCCATTACCCGCGAGATCTTCGCGCTAATCTGAACATGCTTCATTGTGTTGATGAGGATCAACGGAGATGCAAATTCAGGGAAAGGTATACTGTGGAATTTGGAGTAGATTGGCGGGCGGAGGCTGACAAGGCTTGTTCGCAACCACCACTGTACTCTGTTGGGACCTCAAGATAGATAAGCCGTCTGCAGTAATGACACGATACACACTAAAACATCGATTGCCAGTCCCGGCAGCTCATAGGAGCACGTTCcaccatacctacctaggtaggtaggtgtacCTACCGCAGGGTGGAGATATTGACGGGTTGGCCGTCCCAACGAAGCACCTCTATGGAGGGGGTATACCCTGGACGAATAGATGGTGGGGCACAAACCCGAATCATTGAATTGCCCCTCTGCTGTGGAAGAAATCACACTACATCGCAATCGGCCACCAGTACTTGCTTCCGTAGGTGTGTGCCCACGTAAAGGAGGTATCATATTTCAGCTACGGATATAAATAAATCCACgcgaaaagtaaaaaaaaaaaacaaaaaaaaaacaagaagaagcaaagTGTATGGCAAAAAAACTACAAAAAAACTAAGCAGCAACCTAGATACTCATTGGAGGGAAACATAATCGAAACTTTGCCTTGGATGTCAATTTTGATAGCAATTTCGTCCGCATCACAGCTTGGTCTTCGCAATTTAATTCCTATACAGGCAGTCTATACTAATATTCTAGAATGTAACATGCGTGGGGCCTGAACCGTGATTTTCATGACAGGGTCCGTTCCATAAGGGAACAAGCGACAGGGTCTCCTCCCTGGAACAATTCCCCTGGACGTAGCGAGCACCTTCATGGGTAAGATAACTTTAGTGTAGAGAGAGCCCCTGGCGCCTCCATGCGCCTCCTGTCCGTTCCTGACAGATATGCGCCGCCTGTCCACCGCCACTGCTAAAGATTTACAAGATACCCCTCCTTACCCTGTGCTATCCTACGGGGATCCCGACGACCAAATATCTTCCAGAGACTCCTTGGCTTGTCAAATCTTAAAGCTGCTGTCTTTGTCGCTCTGATAGCAGCAACTGGTAACTTTTACGGCAGCCATCCCATTTCTCATATCTTTAAGGAGCGATTGATTGTTGCTCTCAATATGGTTGCAGACATGTGAGTGCATGCATGAGCTTTACATGTCGACCACGCATCCGAATCCTGCGAGCCTCGAAGCTGACTGGGAACTCTAGCAACATCGACGTACTCATCATCGGTGCAGGCccaacgggcttgggcgctGCCAAGCGTCTGCATCACCTTGTGAGCAAGCACAACCCAAGGTCCCAGCCGTGATGCACAAATCAACTAACCCTGTCTTGTAGAATGGCCCATCATGGTTGATTTTGGACTCCAGCGAAAAGGCTGGTGGTCTTGCTTCCACTGATGTTACTCCGGAAGGCTTTGTAAGAAATCCCCCCCTTATGCAGTCcggcatcctcctgacaggttcAAGACGACCAGCTAACATAGCCGTAGCTCTACGATGTGGGAGGCCATGTGATTTTCTCTCACTACAAGTACTTCGATGACTGTCTTGACGAGGCCCTCCCCAAGGAGGACGACTGGTTCACTCACCAGCGCATCTCGTACGTGCGGTACAAGAACCTGTGGGTTCCTTACCCCTTCCAGAACAACATCTCGATGTTGCCCAAGGAGGACCAGGTCAAGTGCATAGATGGTATGATTGACGCAGCCCTCGAGGTGCGCGTTGCCAACACCAAGCCTAAGGACTTTGACGAGTGGATCATGCGCATGACTGGCGAGGGTGTGGCCGACATTTTCATGCGTCCATACAACTACAAGGTCTGGGCTGTGCCGACGACCAAGGTAAGTAAACATATACATACACGGCTTCCCTTTCACCTCGGGGGATCCAATTTCGAATTTCAACAGCATGCTTACATGTGATTCAAACTTTCAGATGCAATGTCAATGGCTCGGTGAGCGGGTGGCCGCACCAGATGTCAAGTTGGTGACCAAGAATGTTATTCTCGGCAAGGTCGCGGGCAACTGGGGTCCCAACGCCACTTTCCGCTTCCCAGCTAGGGATGGCACAGGAGGCATCTGGATTGCTGTGGCTGACACGCTGCCCGATGAGAAGAAGCGCTTCGGCAAGAAGGGCGAGGTTAGCAAAGTTGACGCTGAGAACAAGGTCGTCACGATGGCCGACGGTACCACCATCGGTTATGGCAAGCTGATATCAACCATGCCCGTTGACCACCTCGTCGAGAAGATGGACCGTCAAGACCTCGTGTCGCTTTCACAAGGTCTATTCTACTCGTCGACTCACGTGATTGGAATTGGACTCCGGGGTGAGCGTCCTGAGCGTATCGGCGACAAGTGCTGGCTCTACTtccccgaggacaattgccCATTCTATAGGGCGACTGTCTTTTCGAACTACTCGCCGTACAACCAACCCGATGCCG
The Pyricularia oryzae 70-15 chromosome 1, whole genome shotgun sequence DNA segment above includes these coding regions:
- a CDS encoding UDP-galactopyranose mutase is translated as MVADINIDVLIIGAGPTGLGAAKRLHHLNGPSWLILDSSEKAGGLASTDVTPEGFLYDVGGHVIFSHYKYFDDCLDEALPKEDDWFTHQRISYVRYKNLWVPYPFQNNISMLPKEDQVKCIDGMIDAALEVRVANTKPKDFDEWIMRMTGEGVADIFMRPYNYKVWAVPTTKMQCQWLGERVAAPDVKLVTKNVILGKVAGNWGPNATFRFPARDGTGGIWIAVADTLPDEKKRFGKKGEVSKVDAENKVVTMADGTTIGYGKLISTMPVDHLVEKMDRQDLVSLSQGLFYSSTHVIGIGLRGERPERIGDKCWLYFPEDNCPFYRATVFSNYSPYNQPDAEKKLPTMQLGDGSKPSSSEVKGGPYWSIMLEVSQSTMKPVDEENLLRDCIQGLVNTDMIKADDEIVSTYHRKFDHGYPTPTLEREGVLKELLPKLQDMDIYSRGRFGSWRYEVGNQDHSFMLGVEAADHIVTGAVELTLNYPDFVNSRQNNERRLAQQGFRPEANGVPLR